In a single window of the Streptococcus ilei genome:
- a CDS encoding zinc-dependent MarR family transcriptional regulator produces MKVANQIEHFLNSILLISENQHEVLIGSCTSGFSLTNTQEHILMLLSKDNYSNSELAKLLNVSQAAVTKAVKQLLSFGMLEALKDEKDARIVLYRLTDLGRPVAEEHSHHHDHTLAVYNQVLSEFSQEEQMVISKFLSRLLEDLR; encoded by the coding sequence ATGAAAGTTGCTAATCAGATTGAACATTTTTTAAATTCTATTTTACTTATTTCTGAGAATCAGCATGAAGTTTTGATTGGTTCCTGTACGAGTGGTTTTTCTTTAACCAACACGCAAGAGCATATTCTAATGTTACTTTCAAAAGATAATTATTCAAATTCTGAGCTTGCTAAATTGCTAAATGTCAGTCAAGCTGCTGTGACCAAAGCAGTTAAGCAATTACTTTCTTTTGGCATGTTGGAAGCTTTGAAAGACGAGAAAGATGCTCGTATTGTTTTGTATCGGTTAACAGATTTAGGGCGTCCGGTTGCTGAAGAACATTCTCATCATCATGATCATACTTTGGCTGTGTATAATCAAGTTTTGAGTGAATTTTCTCAAGAAGAACAGATGGTTATTTCTAAATTTTTATCGCGCTTATTGGAGGATCTTCGTTAA
- a CDS encoding metal ABC transporter ATP-binding protein, producing MRYITVKDLSFYYDREPVLEGVNYYLDSGEFVTLTGENGAAKSTLIKASLGILKPKVGTVEIAKENVAGKKLRIAYLPQQIASFNAGFPSSVYEFVKSGRYPRKGWFRRLNHHDEEHILASLSSVGMLEHRDKPLGALSGGQKQRAVIARMFASDPDIFVLDEPTTGMDAGSKDEFYELMHHSAHHHGKAVLMITHDPEEVSHYADRNIHLVRKQNSPWRCFNVHEKDGGEEHA from the coding sequence ATGCGTTATATTACTGTTAAAGATCTTTCATTTTATTATGATAGAGAGCCTGTTCTAGAAGGTGTGAATTATTACTTGGATAGTGGGGAGTTTGTGACCCTGACGGGTGAGAATGGTGCTGCTAAATCTACTTTGATTAAGGCAAGTCTTGGAATTTTAAAACCCAAAGTAGGAACTGTTGAAATCGCTAAGGAAAATGTAGCGGGTAAAAAATTACGAATCGCTTATCTTCCGCAACAAATTGCAAGTTTCAATGCTGGCTTTCCAAGTTCTGTTTATGAGTTTGTGAAATCGGGACGTTATCCTCGTAAGGGCTGGTTTCGTCGGTTAAATCATCATGATGAGGAGCACATTTTAGCTAGTTTATCTTCTGTTGGGATGTTAGAGCATCGTGATAAACCGTTAGGGGCTCTATCCGGTGGTCAGAAGCAACGGGCTGTTATTGCACGAATGTTTGCGTCTGATCCAGATATTTTTGTGTTGGATGAACCGACTACTGGGATGGATGCTGGTAGTAAGGATGAGTTTTACGAATTGATGCATCACAGTGCCCACCACCATGGGAAGGCTGTTTTAATGATTACGCATGATCCCGAAGAGGTGAGCCATTACGCGGATCGCAATATTCACCTGGTGAGAAAACAAAATTCTCCATGGCGTTGCTTTAATGTCCATGAGAAAGATGGAGGTGAGGAGCATGCTTAG
- a CDS encoding metal ABC transporter permease — protein sequence MLSLFQYDFMQRALLAMVAMSLFSPILGVFLILRRQSLMSDTLSHVSLSGVAFGLFLGFSPTISTVIVVIIAAVFLEYLRTVYKDFMEIGTAILMSTGLALALVIMKGGGKSSMSLDQYLFGSTLTITDEQVLALFVIAAIVLCLTVLFIRPMYILTFDEDTAYVDGLPVRLMSILFNIVTGVAIALMIPAAGSLLVSTIMVLPASIALKLGKTFRSVMLLAVVIGFVGMVSGLILSYYPDTPVSATITLLFVSFFLLSNLFVKFRK from the coding sequence ATGCTTAGTTTATTTCAATATGACTTTATGCAACGGGCTTTGTTGGCGATGGTTGCCATGAGTCTCTTCTCCCCTATCTTAGGTGTATTTTTGATTTTGCGTCGTCAGAGCTTGATGAGTGATACACTGAGTCACGTTTCTCTATCGGGGGTCGCTTTTGGCCTCTTCCTTGGTTTCTCTCCAACTATTTCGACAGTCATTGTGGTAATCATAGCGGCTGTATTTCTAGAGTATTTACGAACAGTCTATAAAGATTTTATGGAAATCGGGACAGCGATTCTCATGTCGACTGGCTTGGCCTTAGCCCTAGTGATCATGAAGGGTGGTGGTAAAAGTTCCATGAGTTTGGACCAGTACCTATTTGGTTCCACCTTGACTATTACTGATGAGCAAGTGCTAGCTTTGTTTGTCATTGCGGCGATTGTTTTATGTTTGACGGTTCTCTTTATTCGTCCTATGTATATCCTTACGTTTGACGAGGATACAGCTTATGTAGATGGTTTACCCGTACGTCTCATGTCTATCCTATTTAATATTGTGACAGGAGTGGCTATCGCCTTGATGATCCCGGCTGCAGGCTCCTTGTTGGTATCTACTATTATGGTCTTGCCAGCTAGTATTGCTTTAAAGCTAGGAAAAACTTTCCGTTCAGTCATGCTGTTGGCAGTAGTCATTGGTTTTGTGGGGATGGTCAGTGGTCTCATTCTTTCTTATTACCCGGATACACCGGTTAGTGCGACCATCACTCTCTTATTTGTATCCTTCTTTTTGCTCTCAAATCTTTTTGTTAAATTTAGAAAATAG
- a CDS encoding zinc ABC transporter substrate-binding protein AdcA has product MKKLAWLVLAFCSLLLVACSGGQNQSGKLKVMTTFYPVYEFTKQVIGDEGDVELLIGSGSEPHDFELSAKGRAKIQESDVFVYENENMETWVPQLLKSMDGKKTKVVKATENMLLLPGGEEEHDHEGGEEHHHDYDPHVWLSPQRAIKMVETIRDQLVKQYPDKKDSFTANADAYIAKLKKLDDSYTKSLSAAKQKNFVTQHAAFRYLALDYGLNQVSISGLSPDSEPSASRLSELTEYIKKNDIKVIYFEENASKSLSKTLSAETGVDLAVLNPLESLTDEQMKDGEDYISIMGANLKSLELTTTQAGKEIAPEEEEDTKTVANGYFEDSAIKDRTLSDYAGDWQSVYPYLKDGTLDQVFDYKAKLTKSKTAEEYKDYYTTGYKTDVDRIVITDKTMTFYKNGEEKKFEYRYAGKHTLTYTKGNRGVRYLFEATDPNAGEFKYVQFSDHQIAPNKAAHFHIFFGGESQEALYKELENWPTYYPSDLTGFEIAQEMLAH; this is encoded by the coding sequence ATGAAAAAACTTGCATGGCTCGTGTTAGCCTTCTGTAGTCTTCTTTTAGTAGCTTGTAGTGGCGGTCAAAATCAGTCAGGGAAATTGAAAGTCATGACTACTTTCTATCCTGTCTATGAATTTACTAAGCAAGTCATCGGAGACGAGGGAGATGTGGAGCTCTTGATTGGGTCTGGTTCGGAACCCCATGATTTTGAATTGTCTGCCAAAGGTCGCGCAAAAATTCAAGAGTCAGATGTCTTTGTCTATGAGAACGAGAACATGGAAACTTGGGTGCCTCAGTTGTTGAAATCAATGGATGGCAAGAAAACCAAGGTTGTCAAAGCGACTGAAAATATGCTTCTTTTACCAGGTGGTGAAGAAGAGCATGACCATGAGGGAGGGGAAGAACACCATCATGACTACGATCCCCATGTCTGGCTGTCTCCACAGAGAGCCATTAAAATGGTGGAAACGATTCGTGATCAACTGGTGAAACAGTACCCAGATAAAAAAGATAGCTTTACAGCTAATGCGGACGCTTATATTGCTAAGTTGAAAAAATTGGATGACAGCTATACGAAGAGCCTATCTGCAGCGAAACAGAAAAACTTTGTAACGCAGCACGCGGCTTTCCGTTATTTGGCCTTGGACTATGGCTTGAATCAAGTCTCTATTTCAGGTTTATCACCGGATAGTGAGCCGTCTGCGAGTCGTTTGAGTGAATTGACAGAGTACATCAAGAAGAACGATATCAAGGTTATCTACTTTGAAGAAAATGCTTCTAAATCCTTATCGAAAACCTTGTCTGCTGAAACCGGTGTAGATCTAGCTGTTTTGAATCCACTAGAGAGCTTGACAGATGAGCAGATGAAAGATGGTGAAGACTACATCTCTATCATGGGAGCCAACCTCAAGTCTTTAGAGTTAACAACGACTCAAGCCGGAAAAGAAATCGCTCCAGAAGAGGAAGAAGACACCAAAACAGTAGCCAATGGCTACTTTGAAGACAGTGCTATTAAGGACCGAACTCTTTCAGACTATGCGGGAGACTGGCAGTCTGTGTATCCTTATCTAAAAGATGGAACCTTGGATCAAGTCTTTGACTACAAAGCTAAATTAACCAAGTCCAAAACAGCTGAAGAGTATAAAGACTACTACACCACAGGTTATAAAACAGATGTCGACCGGATTGTCATTACAGACAAAACCATGACCTTCTATAAGAATGGGGAAGAGAAGAAGTTCGAATACCGCTATGCTGGGAAGCATACACTAACCTATACAAAAGGGAATCGTGGAGTGCGTTATCTCTTTGAAGCAACTGATCCAAATGCGGGTGAATTCAAGTATGTTCAATTCAGTGACCACCAAATTGCTCCTAATAAGGCAGCTCACTTCCACATTTTCTTCGGTGGGGAAAGTCAAGAGGCTCTTTATAAGGAATTAGAAAATTGGCCTACTTACTACCCAAGTGACTTGACAGGATTTGAAATTGCACAGGAAATGTTAGCCCATTAA
- a CDS encoding DUF6287 domain-containing protein, translating to MMKKYRLLLLLSALLFFLGACGEKKQETGAESKESTVRQSKDSSATSETKKAESSSEKKEKTKMDIEAIAQGDYSSVAGVWQDDKGNKLVFDQNGLVSNEYESYGLSLTDYGTVSGGVYGGITGGFLMEFIPAGLTIDDQTDENGEVVFHDDSDASKDRLWTGTGMYSFTEQGSFLYKVGD from the coding sequence ATGATGAAAAAGTATCGTTTGTTATTGTTGCTTTCTGCTCTACTGTTTTTCCTTGGAGCCTGCGGTGAGAAAAAGCAGGAGACAGGGGCTGAAAGTAAAGAAAGTACGGTTCGTCAATCGAAGGATAGCTCAGCTACTAGTGAAACAAAGAAAGCTGAAAGTTCGAGCGAGAAGAAAGAGAAAACAAAGATGGATATTGAAGCAATCGCTCAAGGGGATTATAGTAGCGTAGCTGGTGTCTGGCAAGATGATAAGGGAAATAAATTGGTCTTTGATCAAAATGGTTTGGTCTCTAACGAATATGAATCTTACGGTCTCTCCTTGACGGATTATGGGACTGTTTCGGGAGGAGTTTACGGAGGAATCACAGGTGGATTTTTAATGGAATTCATCCCTGCCGGGCTTACGATTGATGATCAAACGGACGAAAATGGAGAAGTCGTCTTCCATGATGACTCTGATGCAAGTAAAGACCGTCTCTGGACTGGAACTGGGATGTACAGTTTTACAGAACAAGGGTCTTTCCTCTATAAGGTTGGGGATTAG
- a CDS encoding GH92 family glycosyl hydrolase, producing MKTDLTCIDTRLGTDNHPAYSNGNTLPYTGVPFGMNYFLPQTTHEQGAWFFNPNLPIFQGIRLTHQPSPWIGDFSWCLLTPLTDIPTQEDLYFRQSSYRIQEAIFQPHYLALTSERYQIHTEVTPSLYGAFLRFRGPSELALALHCPNGLTELEFGETNLHFHILDQNHTDQHDFPFYLHFEFDQAITRTHWLGQDLILEFDSPILEARLGTSFISPDLAKSHLPKASFEDMKEKAGRKWQELMDRFEILDTGGEDRTFFDHCLYRSLLFPQTCYEVTPEGKAVHRDFAHNRIQEGKYFTSLGFWDLFRTTFPLYSLVYPELYQGFLEGFLNHYRDTGFLPKWLAPDERGMMPGTLVDGVIADAIQKGLAPDLHTELFEAMLDTARKEDPNGHYGRRGAKEYKKLGYLSTDYHESVSHTIDFSYSDFCIAQTAQILGKEDLAKEYAQSSLSYRTLFDPETGYIRAKDKKGHFRPDFSPISWGRDYAECSAIQATLGALHDIEGLKQLFGGEEGFTHYLTRLATQAPHYEVTGYGYEIHEMSEMAQAPFGQIAISNQPSFHIPYLFRYSQHPEYTSLLIQAIRKEAFQSSFQAYPGDEDNGSLSSWYIWSVLGLYPTCPGKPVYDLGIPLFKHLRLYLPQEKKWIHIHRTAHTAQAHFLQDVSLDGKRIDRVSHQDLLKAEKLDFHLSWLPKI from the coding sequence ATGAAGACCGATTTGACTTGCATTGATACCCGCTTAGGAACAGACAATCACCCAGCTTATTCCAACGGCAACACCCTCCCTTACACAGGAGTTCCTTTTGGGATGAATTATTTTCTCCCACAGACGACACATGAACAGGGTGCTTGGTTTTTCAACCCCAACCTTCCAATCTTTCAAGGCATTCGCTTGACCCATCAGCCGAGCCCTTGGATTGGGGATTTTTCTTGGTGTCTCCTCACCCCACTAACAGACATACCAACTCAAGAAGACCTCTATTTTAGACAGAGCAGTTACCGGATCCAAGAAGCTATCTTTCAGCCCCATTATTTAGCCCTCACCTCAGAGCGCTATCAAATCCACACAGAGGTGACGCCCAGCCTCTATGGAGCCTTCCTTCGCTTTAGGGGGCCATCTGAACTAGCACTTGCCTTGCACTGTCCCAATGGACTAACTGAGCTAGAATTCGGAGAAACAAATCTTCACTTCCACATCCTAGATCAAAATCATACAGACCAACATGACTTTCCGTTCTATCTTCATTTCGAATTTGACCAAGCTATCACTCGAACTCACTGGCTAGGGCAGGATTTGATCCTAGAGTTTGACAGCCCCATACTAGAAGCTCGATTAGGCACTTCCTTTATTAGCCCTGACTTGGCCAAATCTCACCTCCCTAAAGCTAGCTTTGAAGATATGAAAGAAAAAGCCGGTCGCAAGTGGCAAGAGCTAATGGACCGATTTGAAATTTTAGATACGGGCGGAGAGGATCGAACCTTTTTCGATCACTGTCTCTATCGTAGTCTGCTCTTTCCTCAGACTTGTTATGAAGTGACCCCTGAAGGGAAAGCAGTTCATCGTGACTTCGCCCACAACCGCATTCAAGAAGGAAAATACTTCACTAGTCTGGGCTTCTGGGACCTCTTTCGGACCACCTTTCCTCTTTATAGCCTGGTCTATCCTGAGCTCTATCAGGGATTTCTCGAAGGCTTCCTTAACCATTACCGGGATACAGGCTTCCTCCCTAAATGGCTAGCGCCAGACGAAAGAGGCATGATGCCTGGGACACTCGTTGATGGGGTCATTGCAGATGCCATTCAGAAAGGCCTGGCTCCCGACCTTCACACGGAACTTTTTGAAGCCATGCTGGATACAGCTAGGAAGGAAGATCCAAATGGTCATTACGGTCGACGAGGAGCGAAAGAGTACAAAAAATTAGGTTATCTATCCACCGACTATCACGAAAGCGTGAGTCATACCATCGACTTCTCCTATAGCGACTTTTGTATCGCCCAAACTGCTCAGATACTTGGCAAGGAAGATCTTGCCAAAGAATATGCCCAATCTAGCCTTTCCTACCGAACCCTCTTTGATCCAGAAACAGGTTATATCCGAGCCAAAGATAAGAAGGGTCATTTCAGACCAGACTTCTCTCCGATCAGTTGGGGACGCGACTATGCAGAGTGCTCTGCCATTCAGGCAACCTTAGGCGCCCTTCACGACATAGAGGGACTCAAGCAACTCTTTGGAGGAGAAGAAGGCTTTACCCACTACTTAACCCGACTGGCAACCCAAGCACCACATTATGAAGTGACGGGCTATGGCTACGAAATTCACGAAATGAGTGAGATGGCCCAAGCTCCTTTTGGGCAAATTGCCATTTCGAACCAACCGAGTTTCCACATCCCCTATCTCTTTCGCTATAGCCAACACCCAGAATACACTAGCTTACTGATTCAAGCCATTCGCAAAGAAGCCTTCCAGTCAAGCTTCCAGGCCTATCCAGGAGATGAGGATAATGGCAGTCTATCTTCTTGGTATATCTGGTCAGTTTTGGGACTCTATCCGACTTGCCCCGGAAAACCAGTTTATGACCTGGGGATTCCTCTCTTCAAACACCTACGCCTCTATCTCCCTCAAGAGAAAAAATGGATCCATATCCATCGTACAGCCCACACAGCTCAGGCACACTTCCTTCAAGATGTTTCACTTGATGGGAAAAGAATCGACAGAGTGAGTCACCAAGACCTCTTGAAAGCAGAGAAGCTGGATTTCCACCTCTCTTGGCTCCCTAAGATCTAG
- a CDS encoding glycoside hydrolase family 125 protein, protein MTYSKEIVREWLDQVAERVKDYPEWVDVFERCYTDTLDNTVEILEDGSTFVLTGDIPAMWLRDSTAQLRPYLHVAKRDPLLRQTIAGLVKRQMTLILKDPYANSFNIEENWKGHHETDHTDLNGWIWERKYEVDSLCYPLQLAYLLWKETGETSQFDETFVSATKDILHLWTVEQDHNNSPYRFVRDTDRKEDTLVNDGFGPDFAVTGMTWSAFRPSDDCCQYSYLIPSNMFAVVVLGYVQEIFAELNLADSESMIADAKRLQAEIQEGIENYAYTTNSKGEKIYAFEVDGLGNASIMDDPNVPSLLAAPYLGYCDVNDEVYQATRRTILSPENPYFYQGEYASGLGSSHTFYRYIWPIALSIQGLTATDKAEKKFLLDQLVACDGGTGVMHESFHVDDPTLYSREWFSWANMMFCELVLDYLDIH, encoded by the coding sequence ATGACCTATTCAAAAGAAATCGTAAGAGAATGGTTGGACCAAGTAGCAGAACGTGTCAAGGATTACCCTGAGTGGGTGGATGTCTTTGAGCGTTGCTACACAGATACTTTAGACAATACAGTTGAAATTTTGGAAGATGGCTCGACTTTTGTCCTGACTGGAGATATCCCAGCTATGTGGCTTCGTGACTCGACAGCCCAGCTGAGACCCTACCTTCATGTGGCAAAAAGAGACCCGCTCTTGCGCCAGACCATTGCCGGTTTGGTCAAACGTCAGATGACCTTGATCCTCAAGGATCCCTATGCGAACTCTTTTAATATTGAGGAAAACTGGAAGGGGCACCACGAAACAGACCATACAGACCTCAATGGATGGATCTGGGAACGCAAATATGAAGTAGATTCGCTTTGCTACCCCTTGCAATTGGCTTATCTCCTTTGGAAAGAAACTGGTGAGACTAGCCAGTTTGATGAAACGTTTGTCTCAGCGACCAAGGATATCCTTCATCTCTGGACGGTGGAACAAGACCACAACAACTCCCCTTATCGCTTTGTTCGGGATACCGATCGTAAGGAAGACACTTTGGTAAATGATGGTTTTGGTCCTGACTTTGCCGTGACAGGAATGACCTGGTCGGCCTTTCGTCCGAGTGATGACTGCTGTCAGTATAGCTACTTAATCCCGTCCAATATGTTTGCAGTTGTTGTCTTGGGATATGTCCAGGAAATCTTTGCAGAATTGAATCTAGCTGATAGTGAGAGCATGATTGCTGATGCCAAACGTCTCCAAGCTGAGATTCAAGAAGGAATCGAAAACTACGCCTACACCACCAACAGCAAGGGTGAAAAGATTTACGCCTTTGAAGTGGACGGTTTGGGAAATGCTAGCATTATGGACGATCCTAACGTACCAAGTTTGTTAGCTGCTCCATATCTTGGTTACTGTGATGTCAATGACGAAGTGTATCAAGCAACTCGTCGCACCATTCTCAGCCCAGAAAATCCATACTTCTACCAAGGAGAATACGCTAGCGGTCTCGGAAGTTCTCATACCTTCTATCGTTATATCTGGCCGATTGCCCTATCTATCCAAGGCTTGACAGCTACAGATAAAGCTGAGAAGAAATTCTTGCTTGATCAGTTGGTTGCTTGCGATGGTGGAACAGGAGTGATGCACGAAAGCTTCCACGTAGATGATCCGACTCTCTACTCGCGCGAATGGTTCTCTTGGGCCAACATGATGTTCTGCGAATTAGTCTTGGATTACTTGGATATTCATTAA
- a CDS encoding alpha-mannosidase — MENVVVHIISHSHWDREWYLPFESHRMQLVELFDNLFDLFENDPEFKSFHLDGQTIVLDDYLEIRPENRDKVQRYIDEGKLKIGPFYILQDDYLISSEANVRNTLIGQAECAKWGKSTQIGYFPDTFGNMGQAPQILQKSGIHVAAFGRGVKPIGFDNQVLEDEQFTSQFSEMYWQGADGSRVLGILFANWYSNGNEIPVDKDEALTFWKQKLADVRDYASTNQWLMMNGCDHQPVQRNLSEAIRVANELFPDVTFIHSSFDDYVQAVESALPEQLSTVTGELTSQETDGWYTLANTSSSRIYLKQAFQENSNLLEQVVEPLTILTGGHNHKDQLTYAWKVLLQNAPHDSICGCSIDEVHREMETRFAKVNQVGNFVKSNLLNEWKGKLATQNAQSEHLFTVVNTALHDKVDTVSVVVDVATCDFKELHPTEGYKKMAAMSLPEYHVEDLDGHVIEAKIEDLGASFGYTLPKDKFRQPYIARQVRVTIPVHLAPLSWASFQLIEGQVEYRDGIYQNGVIDTPFITVSVDEGITVYDKTTNEAYQDFIRFEDRGDIGNEYIYFQPKGTEPIYAQLKGYDVLANNARYAKVLLKHDLTIPVSADEKLDAEQRGIIEFMKRDAGRSEELTTIPLETEMTIFVDNPQIRFKTRFTNTAKDHRIRLLVKTHNTRPSNDSESIYEVVTRPNKPAASWENPENPQHQQAFVSLYDDVKGVTVSNKGLHEYEILGDDTMAVTLLRASGELGDWGYFPTPEAQCLRDIEVEFAVECHQAGERFSAFRRAKAFQVPFTALQVAKQEGSVAATGSLFNHAALNLPQVCPTAFKVAENEEGYVLRYYNMSQENVRVSEKQQTILDLLERPYPVHSGLLAPQEIRTEFIQKEEI; from the coding sequence ATGGAAAATGTTGTTGTACATATCATCTCTCACAGCCACTGGGATCGTGAGTGGTATCTACCTTTTGAAAGTCACCGGATGCAATTGGTGGAACTTTTTGACAATCTTTTTGATCTTTTTGAAAATGATCCTGAATTCAAGAGCTTCCACTTAGATGGCCAAACGATTGTCCTTGATGACTATTTAGAAATTCGCCCTGAAAACCGTGACAAGGTGCAGCGTTATATCGACGAAGGCAAACTCAAGATTGGACCCTTCTATATCTTGCAGGATGATTACTTGATTTCCAGTGAAGCGAACGTCCGCAATACCTTGATTGGACAAGCGGAATGTGCTAAATGGGGCAAATCTACGCAGATCGGTTACTTCCCAGATACCTTTGGGAATATGGGACAAGCTCCTCAAATCCTTCAAAAATCAGGCATTCACGTAGCAGCCTTTGGTCGCGGTGTCAAACCAATCGGATTTGACAATCAAGTCCTTGAAGATGAACAGTTTACCTCTCAATTTTCTGAGATGTACTGGCAAGGGGCTGATGGTAGCCGTGTACTCGGCATTCTTTTTGCTAACTGGTACAGTAACGGGAATGAAATTCCAGTGGATAAAGACGAAGCCTTGACTTTCTGGAAACAAAAATTGGCGGATGTCCGTGACTATGCATCGACCAACCAATGGTTGATGATGAACGGCTGTGACCACCAACCCGTTCAACGAAACTTGAGTGAAGCCATTCGCGTCGCCAATGAACTCTTCCCTGACGTGACCTTTATTCACAGTTCCTTTGATGACTACGTGCAAGCAGTAGAAAGTGCCCTTCCTGAACAATTATCAACCGTCACAGGTGAGTTGACCAGTCAGGAAACGGATGGTTGGTATACTCTTGCTAACACCTCTTCATCTCGTATTTACCTCAAGCAAGCCTTCCAAGAAAATAGTAACTTGCTCGAGCAGGTCGTGGAACCATTGACCATTCTCACAGGAGGTCATAATCATAAGGATCAATTGACCTATGCTTGGAAAGTGCTTTTGCAAAATGCGCCACACGATAGTATCTGTGGCTGTAGTATAGACGAGGTCCACCGTGAAATGGAAACTCGTTTTGCCAAGGTCAATCAAGTCGGAAATTTTGTTAAGAGCAACCTTCTTAATGAATGGAAGGGCAAACTGGCTACCCAAAATGCACAAAGCGAACACCTCTTCACCGTTGTTAACACAGCTTTACATGACAAGGTAGATACTGTGAGTGTTGTGGTGGATGTTGCTACTTGTGATTTCAAAGAGTTACATCCAACTGAAGGCTACAAGAAGATGGCAGCCATGTCCTTGCCAGAGTACCATGTTGAAGATTTGGATGGTCATGTCATTGAAGCCAAGATTGAAGACTTGGGAGCAAGTTTTGGCTACACTTTACCCAAGGATAAGTTCCGCCAACCTTATATTGCTCGTCAAGTGCGCGTGACAATCCCAGTTCATCTGGCTCCACTTTCTTGGGCAAGCTTCCAATTGATTGAAGGGCAAGTAGAATACCGAGATGGTATTTATCAAAATGGAGTGATTGATACACCGTTTATAACTGTGAGTGTAGATGAAGGCATCACCGTCTATGACAAGACTACAAACGAAGCTTACCAAGACTTTATCCGCTTTGAGGATCGTGGAGATATTGGTAACGAATATATTTACTTCCAACCAAAAGGAACCGAACCAATCTATGCTCAATTGAAAGGATACGATGTCTTAGCAAACAACGCTCGTTATGCTAAGGTATTGCTCAAACATGACTTGACGATTCCAGTCAGTGCAGATGAAAAATTGGATGCTGAACAAAGAGGCATTATCGAGTTTATGAAACGAGATGCTGGTCGTTCAGAAGAGTTGACAACCATTCCTCTTGAAACGGAGATGACCATCTTTGTGGATAACCCACAGATTCGCTTTAAGACTCGTTTTACCAATACTGCCAAGGATCACCGCATCCGTCTTTTGGTCAAAACTCATAACACTCGTCCAAGCAATGATTCTGAAAGCATTTATGAAGTTGTGACAAGACCAAATAAACCAGCGGCTTCTTGGGAAAATCCTGAAAATCCACAACACCAACAAGCCTTTGTCAGCTTGTATGATGATGTCAAAGGAGTGACCGTATCCAATAAAGGATTGCACGAGTATGAAATCCTCGGAGACGACACCATGGCTGTAACTCTTCTTCGTGCTTCAGGGGAACTCGGTGACTGGGGCTATTTCCCAACGCCGGAAGCTCAGTGCTTACGTGATATCGAAGTTGAGTTTGCAGTAGAATGCCACCAAGCAGGCGAACGCTTCTCAGCTTTCCGTCGTGCCAAAGCCTTCCAGGTGCCATTTACAGCTCTTCAAGTTGCAAAACAAGAGGGTAGTGTTGCCGCAACGGGTAGCCTCTTTAACCATGCGGCACTGAACTTACCACAAGTCTGCCCAACGGCATTTAAGGTGGCTGAGAATGAAGAAGGTTATGTCCTTCGTTACTACAATATGAGTCAAGAAAATGTTCGCGTTTCTGAAAAACAACAAACCATTCTTGATTTGCTGGAACGCCCATACCCAGTTCATTCAGGACTATTGGCACCACAGGAAATTCGTACAGAATTCATTCAAAAAGAAGAAATTTAA
- a CDS encoding ROK family protein — MTIATIDIGGTGIKFASLTPDGKILDKTSTPTPDTLEDLLAWLDQRLSEQDYRGIAMSVPGAVNQKTGVIEGISAIPYIHGFSWYQVLAHHQLPVHLENDANCVGLSELLAHPETENAACVVIGTGIGGAMMINGKLHRGRHGLGGEFGYMTTLAPTEKLNNWSQLASTGSMVRYVNEKSGQSDWDGRKIYQEAAAGNVLCQEAIERMNRNLAQGLLNIQYLIDPDVISLGGSISQNPDFIKGVQKAVDAFVERYEEYTIAPVIQACTYQADANLYGALVNWLQEENQW, encoded by the coding sequence ATGACCATTGCAACGATTGATATCGGAGGGACTGGCATTAAGTTTGCTAGTCTGACTCCTGATGGAAAGATTTTAGATAAGACCAGCACCCCAACTCCAGACACTCTAGAAGATTTGTTGGCTTGGTTGGACCAACGCTTGTCAGAACAGGACTATCGTGGGATTGCGATGAGTGTGCCAGGTGCGGTCAATCAAAAAACAGGAGTGATTGAGGGGATTAGTGCCATTCCATATATCCATGGTTTTTCATGGTACCAGGTCCTTGCTCATCACCAGCTACCTGTCCATCTAGAAAATGATGCCAACTGTGTTGGACTTAGTGAACTGCTGGCTCATCCTGAGACTGAAAATGCAGCCTGCGTCGTGATTGGTACAGGAATCGGTGGGGCTATGATGATCAATGGGAAACTACACCGTGGTCGCCATGGCTTGGGTGGAGAGTTTGGTTACATGACGACTCTTGCACCAACTGAGAAACTCAATAACTGGTCGCAACTTGCGTCAACTGGAAGTATGGTTCGCTATGTGAATGAAAAATCTGGTCAATCCGATTGGGACGGTCGTAAGATTTACCAAGAGGCTGCAGCAGGCAATGTCCTTTGTCAAGAAGCCATTGAGCGTATGAATCGTAATCTTGCTCAAGGACTACTCAATATTCAGTATCTGATCGACCCAGATGTCATTAGCCTAGGTGGTTCTATCAGTCAGAACCCAGATTTTATCAAAGGGGTCCAAAAAGCAGTAGATGCTTTTGTCGAAAGATATGAAGAGTATACAATTGCACCAGTCATCCAAGCCTGCACCTATCAGGCAGATGCCAATCTCTACGGTGCCCTTGTCAACTGGTTACAGGAGGAAAACCAATGGTAA